A region from the Arthrobacter gengyunqii genome encodes:
- the dxr gene encoding 1-deoxy-D-xylulose-5-phosphate reductoisomerase, whose amino-acid sequence MQLPGTSGTPSAATHRPFGSTEGVPRRVVLLGSTGSIGTQAIDVADAAPDRFTIVALAAGGSNLDLLAQQAVHTRAAAVGCALADNDTLHKAVQDAARAAGVTDYDPELFTGPSAATAIAAWPEAEVVLNGITGSIGLEPTLAALAAGHLLALANKESLIVGGELIKKAAAPGQLVPVDSEHSALAQALRSGTPEEVDRLVVTASGGPFRGMNRAELQNVTPDQALAHPTWKMGRMVTTNSASMVNKALEVIEAHLLFDIPLERIDVVVHPQSVVHSMVQFVDGSTIAQASPPDMRLPIALGMGWPHRVPGAAKPCDWSKAAEWTFEPLDEEAFPAVALAKRTAAAGGTGMAVYNAANEEAVDAFHDGLIGFTDIVDTISAVLAEHTDTAPLTLESVLAAEKWARAAARERCGR is encoded by the coding sequence ATGCAGCTTCCCGGAACTTCAGGCACCCCGTCCGCAGCCACCCACCGGCCCTTCGGCAGCACCGAAGGCGTGCCCCGCCGCGTGGTGCTTCTGGGCTCCACCGGTTCCATTGGCACCCAAGCCATCGACGTGGCGGACGCTGCCCCGGACCGCTTCACCATCGTCGCGCTCGCCGCTGGCGGCTCCAACCTGGACCTGCTCGCGCAGCAGGCCGTCCATACCCGGGCCGCCGCCGTGGGTTGCGCCCTGGCGGACAACGACACCCTGCACAAAGCCGTGCAGGACGCCGCCCGCGCCGCCGGCGTCACGGACTACGATCCCGAGCTTTTCACCGGCCCCTCCGCCGCCACCGCCATTGCCGCCTGGCCCGAAGCCGAAGTGGTGCTCAACGGCATCACCGGCTCCATCGGCTTGGAACCCACCCTGGCGGCGCTGGCTGCCGGACACCTGCTGGCCCTGGCCAACAAGGAATCCCTGATTGTCGGGGGAGAGCTGATCAAGAAGGCCGCCGCCCCCGGACAGCTGGTACCCGTGGACTCGGAACACTCCGCCCTGGCCCAGGCGCTGCGTTCCGGCACGCCGGAGGAAGTGGACCGGCTGGTGGTCACCGCCTCCGGCGGACCGTTCCGCGGCATGAACCGGGCCGAACTCCAGAACGTCACCCCCGATCAGGCGCTGGCCCACCCCACGTGGAAAATGGGACGGATGGTCACCACCAACTCGGCGTCGATGGTCAACAAGGCACTGGAAGTCATCGAAGCCCACCTGCTCTTCGATATCCCGCTGGAACGGATCGACGTCGTTGTCCATCCCCAGTCAGTGGTCCATTCCATGGTCCAGTTCGTGGACGGCTCTACCATCGCCCAGGCCTCGCCGCCGGACATGCGCCTGCCGATTGCCCTGGGCATGGGCTGGCCGCACCGCGTGCCCGGAGCCGCGAAGCCCTGCGACTGGTCCAAGGCCGCGGAGTGGACGTTCGAGCCGTTGGACGAAGAGGCCTTCCCCGCCGTCGCGCTGGCCAAGCGCACCGCCGCGGCCGGCGGCACCGGCATGGCCGTTTACAACGCCGCCAACGAAGAAGCCGTGGACGCCTTCCATGACGGTCTCATTGGATTCACAGACATCGTTGATACGATCTCCGCCGTACTGGCCGAACACACCGACACAGCGCCATTGACGCTGGAGTCCGTGCTGGCAGCTGAGAAGTGGGCCCGCGCGGCTGCACGGGAACGCTGCGGGCGCTGA